The Phoenix dactylifera cultivar Barhee BC4 chromosome 9, palm_55x_up_171113_PBpolish2nd_filt_p, whole genome shotgun sequence genome window below encodes:
- the LOC103701822 gene encoding junctophilin-3-like yields MEGQKSPRSKLARTASLLRSPTLRSYPHSLSTLAEEAPDDEKPTRPRHAARSSPSFTPFLLSLPLLLLLLLIFLIKDFFPSENLFLASAAVAVASVIALLWKVFSFGRAARRSGSVQWFIGDEDRILRKGRGRIGRIVRERVEFYGNGDVFEGEFHQGKCNGSGVYRFFGKGGYEGDWVDGKYDGYGVESWARGSRYRGQYRQGLRHGFGTYRFYNGDGYAGEWLGGQSHGSGVQTCSDGSCYAGQFKCGVKHGLGCYSFRNGDRYSGEYFGDKIHGFGVYRFANGHCYEGSWHEGRRQGFGTYTFRNGEMRSGEWDCGVLKTPLLPSDLSVQRAIQAARKAAENANLLPRVDDQVNKAVAAANRAATAARVAAIKAVQNHMDGKFCDPDV; encoded by the exons ATGGAAGGCCAAAAGAGCCCGAGGTCCAAGCTAGCTCGGACTGCCTCTCTCCTCCGCTCCCCCACCCTCCGCTCCTATCCCCACAGCCTCTCAACCTTGGCGGAAGAGGCCCCGGACGACGAGAAGCCCACCCGACCGCGCCACGCCGCCCGCTCCTCCCCTTCCTtcacccccttcctcctctctctcccgttgcttctccttctcctcctcatcttcttaattaaagatttttttcCCTCCGAGAACCTCTTCCTCGCCTCGGCCGCTGTCGCCGTCGCATCCGTGATCGCCCTCTTGTGGAAAGTTTTCAGCTTTGGCCGCGCCGCTAGGCGGAGTGGCTCGGTCCAGTGGTTTATCGGCGATGAAGATAGGATTTTGaggaaggggagggggaggattgGGAGGATAGTGAGGGAACGAGTGGAGTTTTACGGCAATGGGGATGTGTTTGAGGGGGAGTTCCACCAGGGGAAGTGTAATGGGAGCGGGGTGTATAGGTTTTTCGGGAAGGGGGGGTATGAGGGGGATTGGGTTGATGGGAAGTATGACGGGTATGGGGTCGAGAGCTGGGCGAGGGGGAGTCGATACAGGGGACAGTACCGTCAGGGACTGCGGCATGGTTTCGGGACGTATCGGTTCTATAATGGCGATGGCTATGCCGGGGAGTGGCTCGGTGGGCAGAGCCATGGGAGTGGAGTTCAGACTTGCTCTGATGGTAGCTGCTATGCGGGACAATTCAAGTGTGGAGTTAAGCATGGGCTTGGCTGCTACAGTTTCAG GAATGGTGATAGATACAGCGGTGAGTACTTCGGAGACAAAATTCATGGTTTTGGAGTCTATCGCTTTGCTAATGGCCACTGCTATGAAGGTTCATGGCATGAAGGCCGGAGACAAGGTTTTGGAACATACACATTCCGAAATGGTGAGATGAGATCAGGGGAGTGGGACTGTGGTGTTTTAAAGACCCCACTCCTCCCATCAGATCTTTCAGTGCAACGAGCTATTCAG GCTGCAAGAAAGGCTGCAGAGAATGCTAATCTCCTTCCCCGGGTAGACGACCAAGTAAATAAGGCAGTCGCTGCTGCAAATAGAGCAGCCACTGCTGCTAGGGTTGCTGCAATCAAAGCTGTCCAGAACCATATGGATGGAAAATTTTGTGACCCAGATGTGTAA